Proteins encoded together in one Chrysemys picta bellii isolate R12L10 chromosome 22, ASM1138683v2, whole genome shotgun sequence window:
- the LOC101944195 gene encoding LOW QUALITY PROTEIN: retinol dehydrogenase 16-like (The sequence of the model RefSeq protein was modified relative to this genomic sequence to represent the inferred CDS: inserted 2 bases in 1 codon), whose protein sequence is MLHFGGLPTHCPMEPSPRAQFSPLQVLGLQPLWLALLLGRPITPHQSQAXPLSLPGAFDLVQQDRRGRKEPEAAICGGPSSCSAGRPTQSPPVRMWLYLAALLGLYFLCRWYRERQSVEGLPEKYVLITGCDSGFGNLLAKQLDVRGLRVLAACLTQQGAEQLRKATSQRLQTVILDVTRTDSIAAATAWVKEQVGDKGLWGLVNNAGIAIPAAPNEWLTKDDFVKVLDVNLIGPIEVTLSVLPLVKRARGRVVNVASIMGRLSFFGGGYCPSKYGVEAFSDSLRREMLPFGVKVCVIEPGYFSTTITNPQIIIENFTRLWERLPEETKASYGESYLNAFIRATHDMQKSCNSDLSVVTRCMGHALTARHPRTRYSAGWDAKLVFLPLSYLPTWFADFVLTWSYPVPAQKV, encoded by the exons ATGCTGCACTTCGGGGGacttcccacccactgccccatgGAGCCCAGCCCTAGAGCCCAGTTCTCCCCTCTCCAAGTCCTGGGTCTCCAGCCTCTGTGGTTGGCTCTTCTGCTAGGACGGCCAATCACTCCCCACCAATCGCAGGC TCCTCTTTCCCTTCCAGGAGCCTTTGATCTGGTTCAGCAAGACAGGAGAGGGCGGAAGGAGCCGGAGGCTGCAATCTGTGGGGGACCCAGTTCCTGCAGTGCCGGGAGACCCACCCAg AGTCCTCCTGTGAGGATGTGGCTGTAtctggctgccctgctggggcTGTACTTCCTCTGCCGATGGTACCGGGAGCGGCAGAGCGTCGAGGGCCTCCCGGAGAAATACGTCCTGATCACCGGCTGCGACTCCGGCTTCGGGAACCTGCTGGCCAAGCAGCTGGACGTGCGGGGCCTGCGGGTGCTGGCGGCTTGTCTCACCCAGCAGGGCGCGGAGCAGCTGAGGAAGGCGACGTCGCAGCGGCTGCAAACGGTGATCCTGGACGTCACCCGGACGGACAGCATCGCCGCGGCCACCGCCTGGGTGAAGGAACAAGTGGGGGACAAAG ggctctggggcctGGTGAACAATGCGGGAATTGCTATCCCCGCGGCCCCCAACGAGTGGCTGACCAAGGATGACTTTGTCAAGGTGCTGGACGTGAACCTGATCGGCCCTATCGAGGTGACCCTCAGCGTCCTGCCCCTGGTGAAGCGAGCCAGGGGCCGGGTCGTCAACGTGGCCAGTATAATGGGCCGATTGTCCTTCTTCGGAGGGGGCTACTGCCCTTCTAAGTACGGCGTGGAGGCCTTCTCCGACAGCCTCCG GCGTGAGATGCTGCCTTTCGGGGTGAAGGTGTGTGTGATCGAGCCGGGCTACTTCAGCACCACAATTACCAACCCTCAGATCATTATCGAGAACTTCACTCGCCTCTGGGAGCGGCTCCCCGAGGAAACCAAAGCGAGTTACGGGGAGAGTTACTTAAACGCTT TTATCCGTGCCACCCACGATATGCAGAAATCCTGCAACTCCGACCTGTCTGTCGTCACCCGTTGTATGGGGCACGCGCTGACGGCTCGCCACCCCCGCACCCGCTACTCTGCCGGCTGGGACGCCAAGCTGGTCTTCCTCCCGCTGAGTTACCTGCCCACCTGGTTCGCCGACTTCGTGCTGACGTGGTCCTACCCGGTACCGGCCCAAAAAGTGTAG